A region of Streptomyces sp. R44 DNA encodes the following proteins:
- a CDS encoding aldehyde dehydrogenase family protein, with protein MADLYVAGEWRDPVAGGCREIRCPADGSLTATVSEGTRPDTEAAIAAARRAFDEGPWPRTSERERGALLLRTADLIERDAKEFARAESLDTGKRLVESEYDIADVVSCFRYYGGIGGIDAGRVIDTGRDDAVSRVVYEPIGVCGLITPWNYPLLQASWKVAPALLAGNTIVLKPSELTPSTSILLMKALEEAGLPAGAANLVLGAGPEAGAPLSEHPAVDMVSFTGGLETGRQIMAAAAATVKKVALELGGKNPNVVFADADFETAVDFALTAVFLHSGQVCSAGARLIVEDSLHDRFVDEVVRRARRIRLGGPFDPEAETGALISARHREKVEAYVATGLAEGAVLRCGGERPDDPALGGGFYYPPTVLDECGQDMRVVHEESFGPVLTVERFTDEDDAVRIANDTEYGLAGAVWTQDAGKAQRVARRLRHGTVWINDYHPYVPQAEWGGFGHSGVGRELGPTGLDEYREPKHIWQNIQPRPQHWFRG; from the coding sequence GTGGCAGACCTGTATGTGGCTGGCGAATGGCGGGATCCGGTGGCCGGTGGGTGCCGGGAGATCCGCTGTCCCGCTGACGGCTCGCTCACCGCGACCGTCTCGGAAGGGACGCGCCCCGACACCGAGGCGGCGATCGCCGCGGCCCGCCGGGCCTTCGACGAGGGGCCTTGGCCGCGTACCTCCGAGCGGGAGCGAGGCGCGCTGCTGCTGCGCACCGCCGACCTCATCGAGCGCGACGCCAAGGAGTTCGCCCGCGCCGAGTCGCTGGACACCGGCAAGCGGCTGGTGGAGAGCGAGTACGACATCGCCGACGTCGTCTCCTGCTTCCGTTACTACGGCGGGATCGGCGGCATCGACGCCGGGCGTGTGATCGACACCGGCCGCGACGACGCCGTGAGCCGCGTCGTCTACGAGCCGATCGGTGTGTGCGGGCTGATCACACCCTGGAACTACCCGCTGCTGCAGGCGAGTTGGAAGGTGGCCCCGGCCCTCCTCGCCGGCAACACGATCGTTCTCAAGCCCAGTGAACTCACCCCCTCCACCTCGATCCTGCTGATGAAGGCGCTGGAGGAGGCCGGGCTCCCGGCCGGCGCCGCCAACCTCGTCCTCGGCGCCGGGCCCGAGGCGGGCGCCCCGCTCTCCGAGCACCCCGCCGTCGACATGGTCTCCTTCACGGGCGGCCTGGAGACCGGCCGGCAGATCATGGCCGCCGCCGCGGCGACCGTGAAGAAGGTGGCGCTGGAGCTCGGTGGCAAGAACCCCAACGTGGTCTTCGCCGACGCCGACTTCGAGACGGCCGTGGACTTCGCTCTCACGGCCGTCTTCCTGCATTCCGGGCAGGTCTGCTCGGCCGGCGCCCGGCTGATCGTCGAGGACTCGCTGCACGACCGGTTCGTCGACGAGGTCGTCCGCCGCGCCCGGCGGATCCGCCTCGGCGGGCCCTTCGACCCCGAGGCCGAGACCGGAGCACTGATCTCCGCACGGCACCGGGAGAAGGTCGAGGCGTACGTCGCGACAGGCCTCGCCGAGGGCGCCGTACTGCGCTGCGGCGGTGAACGGCCCGACGACCCGGCCCTCGGAGGCGGCTTCTACTACCCGCCGACCGTCCTCGACGAGTGCGGGCAGGACATGCGCGTCGTGCACGAGGAGTCCTTCGGGCCCGTGCTCACCGTCGAGCGCTTCACCGACGAGGACGACGCCGTACGCATCGCCAACGACACCGAGTACGGACTCGCCGGAGCCGTCTGGACGCAGGACGCCGGCAAGGCCCAGCGGGTCGCCCGGCGACTGCGCCACGGCACGGTGTGGATCAACGACTACCACCCCTACGTGCCGCAAGCGGAATGGGGTGGCTTCGGGCACTCGGGCGTGGGCCGGGAGCTGGGACCGACCGGCCTGGACGAGTACCGGGAGCCCAAACACATCTGGCAGAACATCCAACCCCGGCCGCAGCACTGGTTCCGCGGCTGA
- the purU gene encoding formyltetrahydrofolate deformylase, which yields MEVAVSPTYPRPQSGRAYILTLSCPDSAGLVHAVSGFLVRNSGNIVESQQFDDRLQGRFFMRVHFDVSDPDTNGETLRYRFGPVAEAYRIDWTLSEASTPTRTLIMVSKFGHCLNDLLFRRRTGALNIEIPAIVSNHRDLEGLAETYDIPFHHIPVTKDTKPEAEARLMELVRGLDIDLVVLARYMQVLSDGLCKQLEGHAINIHHSFLPSFKGARPYEQAYARGVKLVGATAHYVTPDLDEGQIIEQDVVRVDHSLDPGDLVTVGRDVEAQVLAHAVKWHSESRVMVYDNRTVVFR from the coding sequence ATGGAGGTCGCTGTGTCCCCCACGTACCCTCGACCGCAGTCCGGCCGCGCATACATCCTCACCCTCTCGTGTCCCGACAGCGCCGGACTGGTCCACGCGGTGAGCGGCTTCCTCGTCAGAAACTCGGGCAACATCGTGGAAAGCCAGCAGTTCGACGACCGGCTCCAGGGCCGTTTCTTCATGAGGGTCCACTTCGACGTCTCCGACCCGGACACGAATGGGGAAACCCTGCGTTACCGATTCGGTCCCGTCGCCGAGGCCTACCGCATCGACTGGACCCTGAGCGAGGCGTCGACCCCGACCCGGACGCTCATCATGGTCTCCAAGTTCGGCCACTGCCTCAACGATCTGCTCTTTCGCCGGCGCACCGGCGCCCTCAACATCGAGATCCCCGCGATCGTCTCCAATCACCGCGACTTGGAGGGGCTGGCGGAGACCTACGACATCCCCTTCCACCACATCCCGGTCACCAAGGACACCAAGCCCGAGGCCGAGGCGCGCCTGATGGAGCTGGTGCGCGGGCTGGACATCGACCTGGTCGTGCTGGCCCGCTACATGCAGGTCCTCTCCGACGGCCTGTGCAAGCAGCTCGAAGGCCACGCCATCAACATCCACCACTCCTTCCTCCCCAGCTTCAAGGGCGCACGCCCGTACGAACAGGCCTACGCCCGCGGCGTGAAGCTCGTCGGCGCGACGGCGCACTATGTGACACCGGACCTGGACGAGGGACAGATCATCGAGCAGGACGTGGTCAGGGTGGACCACTCGCTCGACCCCGGGGACCTGGTCACGGTCGGACGGGACGTGGAGGCACAGGTACTCGCGCACGCGGTGAAGTGGCACAGCGAGAGCCGCGTCATGGTGTACGACAACCGCACGGTGGTCTTCCGCTGA